In one Hymenobacter sp. DG25B genomic region, the following are encoded:
- a CDS encoding AMP-binding protein, translating into MSAPLLPDSLLLNGREFRYADIQQYPTNVPSDLNGYEGKVLDFCRQWLNGAQEFGLRTSGSTGKPQLVTMSRRQLAASANRTGDYFDLGPGDRMLVCLNCEFVGGLMMLVRAFERRMHLTIVEPHADPLALVPATAQFDFASFVPLQLRAVLEAGHAHRLDKMKAILVGGATVETSLEKALQTLKVPVYLTYGMTETASHIALRRLNGPDASPYYRVLSGIGVGQDSRGCLTVRADVTNDVLITTNDRVHFLDEHTFEWLGRADFVINSGGVKVPAEKVEKVLEVALMELGISGRRAFVSGQPDSRLGEQVTAFVEGKPLPAAQEKQLLTLLTERLDRYERPRAVVYASQFRTTASGKLDRLSTIRSLSPAPPSQR; encoded by the coding sequence ATGTCAGCACCGCTCCTCCCCGACTCCCTCCTGCTCAACGGCCGCGAATTCCGCTACGCCGATATTCAGCAATACCCCACCAACGTACCCAGCGACCTGAACGGCTACGAAGGCAAGGTGCTGGACTTCTGCCGCCAGTGGCTGAACGGGGCCCAGGAGTTTGGCCTGCGCACTTCCGGCTCCACGGGCAAGCCCCAGCTGGTGACCATGTCGCGCCGGCAGCTGGCCGCCTCCGCTAACCGCACCGGCGACTACTTTGACCTGGGCCCCGGCGACCGGATGCTGGTGTGCCTGAACTGCGAGTTTGTGGGCGGGCTGATGATGCTGGTACGCGCCTTTGAGCGCCGCATGCACCTCACCATAGTAGAACCCCACGCCGACCCCTTGGCCCTGGTGCCCGCTACGGCCCAGTTCGATTTTGCCTCCTTTGTGCCCCTGCAGCTGCGCGCCGTGCTGGAAGCCGGCCACGCCCATCGGCTGGATAAAATGAAAGCCATTCTGGTGGGCGGCGCTACCGTGGAAACCAGCCTGGAAAAGGCCCTGCAAACGCTGAAAGTGCCCGTCTATCTCACCTATGGCATGACGGAAACTGCCTCCCACATTGCCCTGCGCCGCCTCAACGGCCCCGATGCCTCCCCGTATTACCGGGTGCTTTCCGGTATTGGCGTAGGCCAGGATTCCCGCGGCTGCCTCACCGTGCGCGCCGACGTAACCAACGACGTGCTCATCACCACCAACGACCGGGTGCATTTCCTGGATGAGCACACCTTTGAGTGGCTGGGCCGCGCCGACTTCGTGATAAACTCCGGGGGCGTGAAAGTGCCGGCCGAGAAGGTGGAGAAAGTACTGGAAGTAGCCCTGATGGAGCTGGGTATCAGTGGCCGCCGGGCCTTCGTCTCGGGCCAGCCCGATAGCCGCCTGGGCGAGCAGGTTACGGCCTTTGTGGAAGGAAAGCCGCTGCCTGCCGCCCAGGAGAAACAGCTGCTCACGCTGCTCACCGAGCGACTGGACCGCTACGAGCGGCCCCGCGCCGTGGTATATGCCTCGCAGTTCCGCACCACGGCCTCCGGCAAGCTGGACCGGCTCAGCACCATTCGCTCCCTGAGCCCGGCGCCGCCTTCGCAGCGCTAG
- a CDS encoding HAD family hydrolase: MPAPVLIAFDADDTLWPNQPHFDYAEAQLYELLTHYADATTLGSRFYEVQRQNMHLFGYGAKSFMLSMIETIIELTDGTVTGTEIHHILTEGKRLLDFPIELLPGVPEVLSTLRQQGQRLMLLTKGDLFDQESKLARSGLGDYFDHVEIVSEKNEATYQRILSRYQVLPENFIMIGNSLKSDILPVARLGARAVHVPYHTTWAMEEVPAEELAGVQFHQVTALSEVLGYLK; the protein is encoded by the coding sequence ATGCCTGCTCCCGTGCTTATTGCCTTCGATGCCGACGATACCCTGTGGCCCAATCAGCCGCACTTTGACTATGCCGAGGCACAGCTGTATGAGCTGCTCACGCACTACGCCGATGCTACCACCCTGGGCAGCCGTTTCTACGAGGTGCAGCGCCAGAATATGCACCTATTCGGCTACGGCGCCAAGTCGTTTATGCTTTCGATGATTGAAACCATCATTGAGCTGACCGACGGCACCGTAACCGGCACTGAAATTCACCATATCCTGACCGAAGGCAAACGCCTGCTTGACTTTCCCATTGAGCTGCTGCCCGGCGTGCCGGAAGTGCTGAGCACCCTGCGCCAGCAAGGCCAGCGCCTGATGCTGCTCACCAAAGGCGACCTGTTCGACCAGGAAAGCAAGCTGGCCCGCTCCGGCCTGGGCGACTACTTCGACCACGTAGAAATTGTCAGCGAAAAGAACGAGGCCACTTACCAGCGCATCCTAAGCCGCTACCAGGTGTTGCCGGAGAATTTCATCATGATCGGCAACTCCCTGAAGTCGGATATTCTGCCGGTGGCGCGCCTGGGTGCCCGCGCCGTGCACGTGCCCTACCATACCACCTGGGCCATGGAAGAAGTGCCCGCTGAGGAGCTGGCCGGCGTGCAATTTCATCAGGTTACAGCCTTATCAGAAGTGCTGGGGTATCTGAAATAG
- a CDS encoding chloramphenicol acetyltransferase — protein MKQLIDLSTWNRREHFEFFSAFNEPFFGVVAEVDGARAYQRAKAANESFFQHYLHAALRAVNQVEALRYRIEDGQVYLYEQINVSATLTRADNTFAFSFIPYAERLADFTVGLRQEMEAVAASTGLRLSDSAARPDVIHFSALPWIAFTGLTHARHFAHPDSVPKISVGRYRREGEKLLMPVAVNVHHGLADGYHVGLFLEAFQRELDGLS, from the coding sequence ATGAAGCAGCTGATTGATCTTTCTACCTGGAACCGCCGCGAGCATTTCGAATTTTTCTCCGCCTTCAATGAGCCCTTTTTTGGGGTGGTGGCCGAGGTAGATGGCGCCCGCGCCTACCAGCGCGCCAAGGCAGCCAATGAGTCGTTTTTCCAGCACTATCTGCACGCCGCCCTGCGGGCCGTGAACCAGGTAGAGGCCCTGCGCTACCGCATAGAAGACGGCCAGGTGTATTTGTATGAGCAGATCAACGTTTCGGCTACTCTCACCCGCGCCGACAATACCTTCGCCTTCTCCTTTATACCCTACGCCGAGCGGTTGGCTGATTTTACTGTAGGGCTACGCCAGGAAATGGAAGCCGTAGCCGCCTCTACCGGCCTGCGGCTGAGCGACTCCGCCGCCCGGCCCGATGTCATTCACTTTTCCGCCCTGCCCTGGATTGCCTTCACCGGCCTCACCCACGCCCGCCACTTTGCCCACCCCGACAGCGTGCCGAAAATATCCGTAGGTCGCTACCGCCGCGAGGGCGAGAAGCTGCTCATGCCCGTAGCCGTAAACGTACACCACGGCCTGGCTGATGGCTACCACGTGGGCTTGTTTCTGGAAGCGTTTCAGCGGGAGCTGGACGGCCTCTCGTAG
- a CDS encoding LytR/AlgR family response regulator transcription factor — protein MNAFIIEDEPLAARRLTDLLRRQEQPVNVLATADTVEAAVVLLETAPTPPDVLFLDIHLADGLSFELFEKTPVRCPVIFTTAYDQYALRAFKVNSVDYLLKPIDAEELGAALQKLRSLRGASSAAAPAPAFDAALLTQVLQQLQPQQQQYKKQFVVKVGEHLKVIPVEQISYFFSQEKATFLQTRENRRFVLDQTLEQLEKLLDPRQFFRLNRAYFVQHDAIQDIIHYTNSRLKTTLKPASPEGDVLVSRERVPAFRAWLER, from the coding sequence ATGAATGCTTTCATCATTGAAGATGAGCCCCTGGCAGCCCGCCGCCTCACCGACCTGCTACGCCGTCAGGAGCAGCCCGTAAACGTGCTGGCCACCGCCGATACCGTAGAGGCTGCCGTGGTGCTGCTGGAAACCGCCCCCACGCCACCCGATGTGCTGTTCCTGGATATCCACCTGGCCGATGGCCTGAGCTTCGAGCTGTTTGAAAAAACGCCGGTGCGCTGCCCGGTCATCTTCACCACTGCCTATGATCAATATGCCCTGCGCGCCTTTAAGGTGAATAGCGTTGACTACCTGCTCAAGCCCATTGATGCCGAAGAGCTGGGCGCGGCCCTGCAAAAGCTGCGCAGCCTGCGCGGGGCCTCCTCCGCCGCTGCTCCGGCTCCCGCCTTCGATGCGGCCCTGCTCACGCAGGTATTGCAGCAGCTACAACCCCAACAGCAACAGTACAAAAAGCAGTTTGTGGTGAAGGTGGGCGAGCATCTGAAGGTGATTCCCGTGGAGCAAATCAGCTACTTCTTCAGCCAGGAAAAAGCCACCTTTCTGCAAACCCGCGAAAACCGCCGGTTTGTGCTGGATCAAACCCTGGAGCAGCTGGAAAAGCTGCTGGACCCCCGCCAGTTTTTCCGCCTGAACCGGGCGTATTTCGTGCAGCACGATGCCATTCAGGACATCATTCACTACACCAACAGCCGCCTGAAAACCACCCTGAAGCCAGCCAGCCCCGAGGGCGACGTGCTGGTAAGCCGGGAGCGGGTACCTGCCTTTCGGGCCTGGCTGGAAAGGTAG
- a CDS encoding sensor histidine kinase codes for MSASALRLPETTLPPLLAPRTWLRVLMLLLLLSVVITAFSCTQCWGDWERLLITFIITFAYSTGLWLTNGFAVDWLNRYASWKENLTRRLVLTLLVSLGGSLLVIVAINAAYRIILMDATLASLVSKPEWNGYAFPLLITVICSLIMHSRSFLLSWREALVRNERLQKEMAQAEAETLRQQLDPHFLFNSLNALTSLVEEEPQLAVRFIRQLSQVYRYVLDARGREVIYLRDELEFAESFLFLQRIRYGEALQVTLPPLNSISPQAVVPPLSLQLLLENALKHNVATPSQPLQVSIELDEAGRHLRVRNSLRPRRVAPGECAGIGLPNLTGRYRHLTTEPVQIASGAEEFVVILPVLQLVNSE; via the coding sequence ATGTCTGCTTCTGCTTTGCGTCTGCCTGAAACTACGTTGCCACCCCTGCTTGCTCCGCGCACCTGGCTGCGCGTGCTGATGCTGTTGCTCCTGTTATCCGTAGTTATCACGGCATTTTCCTGCACCCAGTGTTGGGGAGACTGGGAGCGGCTGCTGATTACCTTCATCATCACCTTCGCCTACAGTACCGGGTTGTGGCTCACCAATGGCTTTGCCGTAGATTGGCTGAACCGCTATGCCAGCTGGAAAGAAAACCTGACCAGGCGGCTGGTGCTCACGCTGCTGGTATCGTTAGGGGGTTCGTTGCTGGTTATTGTGGCCATTAACGCGGCGTACCGGATAATTCTGATGGACGCTACCCTGGCCTCCCTGGTATCAAAGCCAGAATGGAATGGATACGCTTTTCCTTTGCTGATTACCGTAATCTGCTCGCTGATCATGCACAGCCGCTCCTTTTTGCTGAGCTGGCGCGAAGCCCTGGTGCGCAACGAGCGGCTGCAGAAGGAAATGGCCCAGGCTGAAGCCGAAACCCTGCGCCAGCAGCTGGACCCGCACTTTCTCTTCAATTCCCTGAACGCCCTTACCTCCTTGGTGGAAGAGGAGCCGCAGCTGGCCGTGCGCTTTATCCGGCAGCTTTCGCAGGTGTACCGCTACGTGCTGGATGCCCGGGGCCGGGAGGTAATTTACCTGCGCGATGAGCTGGAATTTGCGGAGTCTTTTCTATTCCTGCAGCGCATCCGCTACGGCGAGGCGCTGCAGGTAACGCTGCCCCCGCTGAACAGCATTTCGCCCCAGGCCGTGGTGCCGCCGCTCAGCCTGCAGCTGCTCCTGGAAAACGCGCTGAAGCATAACGTGGCTACCCCCAGTCAGCCCCTGCAGGTTTCTATTGAGCTGGATGAAGCCGGGCGGCACCTGCGCGTGCGAAACTCCCTGCGCCCGCGCCGGGTAGCGCCCGGGGAGTGTGCGGGCATCGGCCTGCCCAATCTTACAGGCCGCTACCGCCACCTCACCACCGAGCCCGTGCAAATAGCCTCCGGTGCTGAGGAATTTGTAGTCATTCTGCCCGTGCTGCAGCTGGTTAATTCTGAGTAA
- a CDS encoding dipeptidyl-peptidase 3 family protein — MSRPLLSAAAFLVAAQLSGCASSSPTVTTTPEVTTAPATAATPAAAPATPEATPFQVVSEQFADLRILRYEVPGFEKLEPQQKELLYYLYEAALSGRDIIYDQNYKENLRVRRTLEALWDANQERLAASTNTQQVEQATLFNVYAKRVWFSNGIHHHYSTRKFVPEFTPEYFKDLVYSVNEQALPLMPGETPAKFVATMTPILFDANLAAKRVNQEAGKDLVATSANNFYEGVTQAEVEAYYAKKINKKDTRPISYGLNSKLMKDKRGNIVEMPWKVGGMYGPALTQVAYWLNKALDVAETPAQRAALTKLIQYYSTGDLKLWDAYNIAWVHDTQSETDVVNGFIEVYGDPLGYRASYESVVSFKDLEATKRIKAIGDEAQWFENNSPIKPENKKKNVVGITAKVITTVVEAGDAAPSTPIGINLPNATWIRKEHGSKSVSLGNIVDAYDRANAGGMLDEFAYDEAEKNRARQYGSLAGKLHTDMHEVIGHASGQINPGVGTTKETLKSYASAIEEGRADLVALYYLMDNKLVELGVMPSLEVGKAEYDNYMRNGLMTQLVRLTPGETVEEAHMRNRQMVAKWVYEKGKKDKVVEMVTRDGKTYVHINDYTKLRALFGQLLRETQRLTSEGDYAAAKNLIETYGVKVDPTLHKEVLARYAKLNIAPYAGFIQPKLVPVMQEGKIVDVKVEYPSDFAQQMLEYGRKYSFLPLHN, encoded by the coding sequence ATGTCCCGTCCTCTCCTTTCGGCCGCGGCCTTTTTGGTAGCGGCTCAGCTTAGCGGCTGTGCCAGCTCATCGCCCACCGTTACTACCACCCCCGAAGTTACCACGGCTCCGGCCACGGCCGCTACCCCAGCTGCTGCGCCTGCCACACCCGAAGCCACGCCGTTTCAGGTAGTAAGCGAGCAGTTTGCCGACCTGCGCATTCTGCGCTATGAAGTGCCCGGTTTTGAGAAGCTGGAGCCTCAGCAAAAAGAGCTACTGTACTATTTATATGAAGCGGCGCTTAGTGGCCGTGATATTATATACGACCAGAATTACAAGGAAAACCTGCGGGTGCGCCGCACCCTGGAAGCCCTCTGGGATGCCAACCAGGAGCGCCTGGCCGCTTCTACCAACACCCAGCAGGTAGAGCAGGCTACGCTCTTTAATGTGTACGCCAAGCGCGTGTGGTTTTCCAACGGTATCCATCACCACTACTCCACCCGCAAGTTTGTGCCGGAGTTTACGCCGGAGTACTTCAAGGATCTGGTGTACAGCGTAAACGAGCAGGCCCTGCCCTTAATGCCCGGCGAAACGCCAGCCAAGTTTGTGGCCACCATGACGCCTATTCTGTTTGATGCGAACCTGGCCGCCAAGCGCGTCAATCAGGAAGCCGGCAAGGATTTGGTAGCTACCTCGGCCAACAACTTTTACGAAGGCGTTACACAGGCCGAAGTAGAAGCCTACTACGCCAAGAAAATCAACAAAAAAGACACGCGCCCTATTTCCTACGGCCTCAACTCGAAGCTGATGAAGGACAAGCGGGGCAACATTGTGGAGATGCCCTGGAAAGTGGGCGGCATGTACGGCCCGGCCCTCACGCAGGTGGCCTACTGGCTGAACAAGGCGCTGGATGTGGCCGAAACGCCCGCGCAGCGCGCCGCCCTCACCAAGCTCATTCAGTACTACAGCACCGGCGACCTGAAGCTGTGGGATGCCTACAACATTGCCTGGGTACACGATACCCAGTCGGAAACGGATGTGGTGAATGGCTTTATTGAAGTGTACGGCGACCCGCTGGGCTACCGCGCTTCCTATGAGTCGGTGGTATCGTTTAAGGACCTGGAAGCCACCAAGCGCATTAAGGCTATTGGCGATGAGGCCCAGTGGTTCGAGAACAACTCACCTATTAAGCCCGAGAACAAGAAGAAAAACGTAGTGGGCATCACGGCCAAGGTGATTACCACCGTGGTAGAAGCCGGCGACGCAGCTCCTTCCACCCCCATCGGCATTAACCTGCCCAATGCCACCTGGATTCGCAAAGAGCACGGCTCTAAATCCGTAAGCCTGGGCAATATTGTAGATGCCTACGACCGCGCCAACGCGGGTGGCATGCTGGATGAGTTTGCCTACGATGAAGCCGAGAAAAACCGGGCCCGCCAGTACGGCTCCCTGGCCGGCAAGCTGCACACCGATATGCACGAAGTAATCGGGCACGCATCGGGGCAGATAAACCCCGGCGTGGGCACCACCAAGGAAACCCTGAAAAGCTACGCCTCCGCCATTGAGGAAGGCCGCGCCGACCTGGTAGCCCTGTACTACCTGATGGATAATAAGCTGGTGGAGCTGGGCGTGATGCCGAGCCTGGAAGTAGGCAAAGCCGAGTACGATAACTACATGCGCAACGGCCTGATGACCCAGCTGGTGCGCCTTACCCCCGGCGAAACTGTGGAGGAAGCCCACATGCGCAACCGCCAGATGGTGGCCAAATGGGTGTATGAGAAAGGCAAGAAAGACAAAGTGGTAGAAATGGTAACGCGCGACGGCAAAACCTACGTGCACATCAACGACTACACCAAGCTGCGTGCCCTCTTCGGCCAACTGCTGCGCGAAACCCAGCGCCTGACAAGTGAAGGCGACTACGCCGCCGCCAAAAACCTGATTGAAACCTACGGCGTGAAAGTAGACCCCACGCTGCACAAGGAAGTGCTGGCCCGCTACGCCAAGCTGAACATTGCCCCTTACGCGGGCTTCATTCAGCCCAAGCTGGTACCCGTGATGCAGGAAGGCAAAATAGTAGATGTGAAGGTGGAATACCCCTCCGACTTTGCCCAGCAGATGCTGGAGTATGGCCGCAAATATTCCTTCCTGCCGCTGCATAACTAA
- a CDS encoding alpha/beta fold hydrolase: MTSLFRSVLALFGLLFLLSQPLHLQATALPNGTMPLTTSDGVALYVRVAGHGTPCVFVHGGPGTGSYGFEKLAGQPLEEKLQMIYVDQRGSGRSASHAQLNYSLERQVQDLEEIRQQLHLKKWVVMAHSFGGIIATAYAQKYPQHVQALILANGILNLPAAMESTITYGYSLLPATTRPPLDSAMPLPQRYFMVSAMLQQQKLYNQLQYASDSTAARVSRLMQGQTSNHDFAANLFKAPGRYVEDFTPATASLTMPVLVLTGQQDYITGPEHYKSFLFPQQRVVVLPGRHMPFLDNPKEFNQAVQGFVRKLPRR, from the coding sequence ATGACGTCTCTCTTCCGCTCCGTCCTGGCTTTGTTTGGTTTGCTGTTCCTGCTCAGCCAGCCCCTGCACTTGCAGGCCACCGCCCTACCCAACGGTACTATGCCCCTCACTACTTCCGATGGCGTGGCACTGTATGTGCGGGTGGCGGGCCACGGCACACCCTGCGTATTTGTGCACGGCGGCCCCGGCACCGGCAGCTACGGGTTTGAGAAGCTGGCCGGCCAGCCCCTGGAAGAAAAGCTGCAGATGATTTATGTGGATCAGCGCGGCAGTGGTCGCTCCGCCAGCCACGCGCAGCTCAACTATTCTCTGGAGCGGCAGGTCCAGGACCTGGAGGAAATTCGCCAGCAGCTGCACCTGAAAAAATGGGTGGTGATGGCGCACTCCTTCGGCGGCATCATTGCCACGGCCTACGCGCAGAAGTACCCCCAGCACGTGCAGGCGCTTATTCTGGCCAATGGTATTCTGAACCTGCCGGCGGCTATGGAAAGCACCATCACCTACGGCTACAGCCTGCTGCCCGCCACCACGCGCCCACCGCTGGACTCCGCCATGCCTCTGCCCCAGCGCTACTTCATGGTATCGGCCATGCTGCAGCAGCAAAAGCTCTATAACCAGCTGCAATACGCCTCCGATTCCACTGCAGCCCGGGTGAGCCGCCTGATGCAAGGCCAGACCAGCAACCACGACTTCGCCGCCAATCTATTCAAAGCCCCCGGCCGCTACGTAGAGGATTTCACCCCGGCCACGGCCTCCCTCACCATGCCTGTACTGGTGCTCACTGGCCAGCAGGATTACATAACCGGACCCGAGCATTATAAGTCCTTCCTATTCCCGCAGCAGCGCGTGGTGGTACTGCCGGGCAGGCACATGCCCTTCCTCGATAACCCCAAAGAGTTTAACCAAGCCGTGCAGGGCTTTGTGCGCAAGCTGCCCCGCCGTTAG
- a CDS encoding LytR/AlgR family response regulator transcription factor — translation MRILVLEDEYPAAERLQRLLSQAAPEAQIAAQLDTVAGAVEWLQTHPAPDLILADIHLADGISLDVFDQLVVSSPVIFTTAYDQYALQAFKTHSVDYLLKPIKLTELQAALQKLRQWHRPAASEVSQQLQPLLNTTSPTPKTRFLVRQGEQLLPLHATDIAWFQSRHETVTLVTRSGQRYLVDYTLEQLEQLLDARQFFRLNRQFIAHLPAVQRLHPHFNGKLKLDLHPAPAEEVLVSREKAGAVKSWLEGG, via the coding sequence ATGCGCATTTTAGTTCTCGAAGATGAATATCCGGCCGCCGAGCGGCTGCAGCGCCTGCTTAGTCAGGCCGCGCCCGAAGCGCAAATTGCGGCCCAGCTGGATACCGTGGCCGGCGCCGTGGAGTGGCTGCAAACCCACCCCGCCCCCGACCTGATTCTGGCCGATATTCACCTGGCCGATGGCATCAGTCTGGATGTGTTTGATCAGCTGGTGGTTTCCAGCCCCGTCATCTTCACCACCGCCTATGATCAGTATGCCCTGCAGGCGTTTAAAACGCACAGCGTAGACTATTTGCTGAAACCCATAAAGCTGACGGAGTTGCAGGCAGCCCTGCAAAAGCTGCGACAGTGGCACCGCCCGGCCGCCTCCGAAGTGTCCCAGCAGTTGCAGCCGCTATTGAATACCACCAGCCCAACGCCCAAAACCCGCTTTCTGGTGCGCCAGGGCGAACAGCTGCTCCCCCTTCATGCCACCGATATTGCCTGGTTTCAGAGCCGCCACGAAACCGTGACCCTGGTTACCCGCAGCGGCCAGCGCTACCTGGTAGACTATACCCTGGAGCAGCTAGAGCAGCTACTGGATGCCCGCCAGTTCTTTCGCCTCAACCGCCAGTTTATTGCCCATCTGCCGGCTGTGCAGCGCCTGCACCCGCATTTCAACGGCAAGCTGAAGCTGGACCTGCACCCCGCTCCGGCAGAGGAGGTGCTGGTAAGCCGCGAAAAAGCCGGGGCCGTGAAAAGTTGGCTGGAAGGTGGCTAA
- a CDS encoding sensor histidine kinase translates to MNDRRFLLLGIPILSILVMLPRGLLHITSLTQFLIAWPISMGFTTCFWLTGRALWRYLFRRYPRVEQTRQRLWLLAIINTLITAAVTLVLGSIEAYTHGGQLDLPSFLREFGLNMVPTVVVQLIYESWNFFRQWEENVRRAEQLQSASQRAQLEALQQQLDPHFLFNSLNTLSAFIEPENEPAQQFVEQLADVYRYVLLSREQRTVPLRDELAFVEAYVALQKARLRNNFLVDIQVPAHLLDLQVAPLSVQLLIENALKHNEASRQYPLQVQVTAHDGWLVVHNARRSRTTLAPGTGMGLRNIRERYALLAPQLPVQVADTATDFTVHLPLLSSSPTPSLAGTA, encoded by the coding sequence ATGAATGACCGCCGCTTTCTGCTCCTGGGAATCCCCATTCTCTCGATTCTGGTCATGCTGCCGCGGGGCCTGCTGCACATCACTTCCCTCACGCAGTTTCTGATAGCCTGGCCCATATCTATGGGGTTTACCACCTGCTTCTGGCTGACGGGGCGGGCTTTGTGGCGGTATCTGTTTCGGCGCTATCCGCGGGTAGAGCAAACGCGCCAGCGGTTGTGGCTGCTGGCCATCATCAACACCCTGATTACGGCCGCCGTTACGCTGGTTTTAGGGTCAATTGAAGCCTATACCCATGGCGGGCAGCTTGATCTACCCTCTTTCCTCCGGGAGTTTGGGCTGAACATGGTACCCACGGTGGTGGTGCAGCTGATTTACGAAAGCTGGAATTTTTTCCGCCAATGGGAGGAAAACGTGCGCCGCGCCGAGCAGCTGCAAAGTGCCAGTCAGCGGGCCCAGCTGGAAGCTCTGCAGCAGCAGCTGGACCCACACTTTCTCTTTAACTCCCTCAATACTCTCTCCGCCTTTATTGAGCCCGAGAATGAGCCGGCCCAGCAATTTGTGGAGCAGCTGGCCGATGTCTACCGCTACGTGCTGCTGAGCAGGGAGCAGCGCACGGTACCCTTGCGCGACGAGCTGGCGTTTGTGGAGGCCTACGTTGCACTGCAAAAAGCCCGGCTACGCAATAATTTCCTGGTTGATATTCAGGTGCCTGCCCACCTGCTGGACCTGCAGGTAGCCCCCCTAAGCGTGCAGTTGCTCATTGAAAACGCCCTAAAGCACAACGAGGCCTCCCGCCAGTACCCGCTGCAGGTGCAGGTTACGGCGCACGATGGCTGGCTGGTGGTGCACAACGCACGCCGCTCCCGCACTACCCTGGCCCCCGGCACGGGCATGGGCCTGCGCAACATCCGGGAGCGGTATGCGCTGCTGGCCCCGCAGCTTCCCGTGCAGGTGGCCGATACGGCCACCGACTTCACCGTTCATTTGCCCCTGCTTTCATCGTCGCCTACTCCCTCCCTGGCCGGCACAGCATAA